A region of Salvia splendens isolate huo1 chromosome 17, SspV2, whole genome shotgun sequence DNA encodes the following proteins:
- the LOC121773336 gene encoding transcription factor MYB20-like produces the protein MGRQPCCDKVGLKKGPWTADEDKKLINFILTNGQCCWRSVPKLAGLLRCGKSCRLRWINYLRPDLKRGLLSDEEENLVIHLHAQLGNRWSKIASHMAGRTDNEIKNHWNTHIKKKLKKMGIDPTTHQPLPSPAVDQPPPESKSTTFEQSTISTDDSNNDEKIIESNNDVQLVNSSDFCIDEIPVIGPHEIMLPPDQSSPTPSCSSSCSSNGASWLNAAELAALSFEDYCSEIVNSDIWEQDFKDVFDLLGDFESDLKGEDAMNLDSSSWEMVIGDDQI, from the exons ATGGGGAGACAACCTTGCTGTGACAAAGTTGGATTGAAGAAAGGCCCATGGACTGCTGATGAAGACAAGAAACTCATCAATTTCATTCTCACCAATGGCCAATGCTGCTGGAGATCTGTCCCTAAACTTGCAG GGCTGCTGAGGTGTGGGAAGAGCTGCAGATTGAGATGGATTAACTATCTGAGGCCAGATTTGAAGAGAGGACTTCTCTCTGATGAAGAAGAGAACTTGGTCATTCATCTTCATGCCCAGCTTGGCAACAG ATGGTCCAAGATTGCCTCTCACATGGCCGGGAGAACAGACAACGAAATCAAAAATCACTGGAACACACACATTAAAAAGAAGTTGAAAAAAATGGGAATCGACCCCACCACCCACCAACCTCTGCCAAGCCCCGCAGTCGATCAGCCGCCGCCGGAGTCCAAGTCAACCACATTTGAGCAGTCAACCATTTCAACTGATGATAGCAATAATGATGAGAAAATCATTGAGTCAAACAACGATGTGCAGTTAGTCAACAGCTCCGATTTCTGCATTGACGAGATTCCGGTGATCGGGCCCCACGAGATCATGCTGCCGCCCGATCAGAGCTCCCCGACCCCTTCGTGCTCGTCGTCTTGCTCCAGCAATGGCGCGTCGTGGCTAAACGCAGCGGAGTTGGCAGCGCTGAGCTTCGAGGATTACTGCAGTGAGATAGTGAATAGTGATATATGGGAGCAAGATTTTAAGGATGTGTTTGATTTGTTGGGAGATTTTGAGAGTGATTTGAAGGGGGAAGATGCCAtgaatcttgattcttcttcATGGGAGATGGTGATTGGAGATGATCAAATTTAA
- the LOC121775542 gene encoding polyprenol reductase 2-like: protein MNSIESFFISLESLLNQASSMAVVLLLRAAWISCTLPLLAAFIPSPQFSAFRRFLLLLAGRGKIMDSSSTKFSVPQRYFCHFYIVGFIWTTFLLVATWIYAYKMAPVVSESSLYSVIASHLTGVSQEFSFRNSHSSMGEYKYGIWNSVFLLLLMEAQVLRRLIESIYVFKYSPSARMHIAGYLTGLFFYTAAPLSLCCTYSVEVFKLVANLLAEFIVKGKDRMQVTEPSFREYVYPLLQLKWYAWIGAAFFFWGWIHQYRCHAILGSIRENGNKVNEYAIPECDWFEYVSSPHYLAESVIYGGLVIASRFSDITTWLVFVFTVANLSLAAGETHRWYVRKFDKYPRNRCAIIPFIY from the exons ATGAATTCGATTGAATCCTTCTTCATCTCCTTAGAATCACTGCTGAATCAGGCGTCGTCCATGGCGGTGGTGCTCCTCCTTAGAGCGGCGTGGATTTCATGCACCCTGCCACTTCTCGCAGCCTTCATTCCCTCCCCCCAATTCAGCGCATTTCGCCGCTTCCTGCTTCTCCTCGCCGGCCGCGGCAAGATTATGGACTCTTCCTCAACT AAATTCAGTGTTCCCCAGAGATATTTTTGTCACTTTTACATTGTTGGTTTTATATGGACTACTTTTCTGCTTGTGGCCACTTGGATCTACGCATACAAAATGGCTCCAGTAGTTTCAGAGTCATCCCTGTATTCGGTTATTGCTAGCCACTTGACTGGGGTTTCGCAAGAATTTTCCTTTCGCAACTCGCATTCGTCAATGGGAGAGTACAAATATGGGATATGGAACTCTGTGTTTCTGCTTTTGTTGATGGAAGCTCAAGTCTTGCGCCGCCTTATAGAGAGTATATATGTATTCAAGTATAGTCCCTCTGCGAGGATGCATATTGCTGGCTACCTCACCGGCCTTTT TTTTTATACGGCAGCTCCACTATCGCTCTGCTGCACATACTCTGTGGAGGTATTCAAACTTGTGGCAAATTTGCTTGCAGAGTTTATTGTTAAAGGCAAAGATAGAATGCAAGTCACAGAACCTAGTTTCCGGGAGTATGTGTATCCTCTTTTGCAACTCAAATGGTATGCGTGGATTGGTGCTGCTTTTTTCTTCTGGGGTTGGATTCATCAGTACCGTTGCCATGCCATTCTT GGCTCGATAAGGGAAAATGGTAATAAGGTTAATGAGTATGCAATTCCTGAGTGTGATTGGTTTGAATACGTTTCGTCTCCACATTATCTTGCAGAATCT GTTATATATGGCGGGCTGGTGATTGCAAGCCGCTTTTCTGATATTACAACCTGGTTGGTCTTTGTTTTTACG GTGGCAAATCTCTCCCTTGCTGCTGGCGAAACTCATAGATGGTATGTCCGTAAATTTGACAAATATCCTAGAAACCGTTGTGCTATCATCCCTTTCATTTACTAA